In Astatotilapia calliptera chromosome 16, fAstCal1.2, whole genome shotgun sequence, one genomic interval encodes:
- the gabpa gene encoding GA-binding protein alpha chain — MSKSEPEEMIEIEIDEREKQACLEEGVEEQTITASDLIQQDIDINEPIGNLKKLLEPRIQISLDAYEICLQDIQLHPDHSLFDQGVKTDGTVQLSLQIITKPGEERLNILEIVKPVETVEVVIDPDAAGEEGALVEEGQLIAVERSSLSDETSEQVTRWAAALEGYRKEQVRLGIPYDPMLWSADQVIHWAVWVMKEFNIDEMEIGSIHIQGRDLCTFTQEEFLQKVPNGEILWSHLELLRKYVLASQDQSGGDATVTIDQPVQIIPAQVSTPTAIKVLKQNRGPRAPRISGGEERSSPGNRTGNNGQIQLWQFLLELLTDKDARDCISWVGEEGEFKLNQPELVAQKWGQRKNKPTMNYEKLSRALRYYYDGDMICKVQGKRFVYKFVCDLRTLIGYSAAELNSLVTECEQKKLARMQMHGIGQPITTVTLATTTLDKDS, encoded by the exons ATGTCTAAAAGTGAGCCAGAAGAGATGATAGAGATCGAGATAGATGAACGGGAGAAACAGGCATGCCTGGAAGAAGG TGTTGAGGAGCAGACCATCACTGCGTCAGACTTGATTCAGCAAGATATCGACATAAACGAACCAATTGGTAATCTGAAGAAGCTTTTGGAGCCTCGTATCCAAATCTCATTGGATGCTTATGAAATTTGTTTGCAGGACATTCAG CTCCACCCTGATCACAGTCTCTTCGATCAGGGAGTAAAGACCGATGGCACAGTGCAGCTCAGCCTGCAGATAATAACCAAACCAG GAGAGGAGAGGTTGAACATCTTGGAGATTGTAAAGCCAGTAGAAACAGTTGAAGTAGTGATTGATCCAGATGCAGCAGGGGAAGAGGGTGCTCTGGTGGAGGAGGGACAGCTTATTGCTGTAGAGCGGTCTTCCCTGTCTGATGAGACCTCAGAGCAGGTTACACGTTGGGCCGCAGCTCTCGAAGGCTACCGGAAAGAGCAAGTCCGCCTGGGCATACCGTACG ACCCTATGCTCTGGTCTGCTGATCAGGTGATCCACTGGGCTGTGTGGGTAATGAAAGAGTTTAACATTGATGAGATGGAAATAGGAAGCATTCACATCCAGGGGCGAGACCTCTGCACTTTCACTCAGGAGGAGTTCCTTCAGAAAGTGCCCAATGGAGAGATACTCTGGAGTCACCTGGAACTCCTTCGCAAAT ACGTGTTGGCCAGCCAGGACCAGTCTGGAGGAGACGCCACCGTCACGATTGATCAGC CTGTGCAGATAATCCCAGCTCAAGTGAGCACACCCACTGCTATAAAGGTGTTGAAACAGAACCGTGGTCCCAGAGCACCTCGCATTTCAGGAGGGGAGGAGCGCAGCTCACCTGGGAACCGTACAG GTAACAATGGTCAGATTCAGCTGTGGCAGTTTCTGCTCGAGCTGCTGACCGACAAGGACGCAAGAGACTGCATCTCCTGGGTAGGCGAGGAGGGAGAGTTCAAACTCAACCAGCCTGAGCTCGTGGCACAGAAATGGGGGCAACGCAAGAACAAGCCTACCATGAACTATGAGAAGCTCAGTCGAGCCCtcag ATACTACTACGACGGGGACATGATCTGCAAGGTGCAGGGAAAGCGCTTTGTCTACAAGTTTGTGTGTGACCTGAGGACTCTGATTGGCTACAGCGCTGCTGAGCTCAACAGCCTGGTGACCGAGTGCGAGCAGAAGAAACTGGCTCGCATGCAGATGCACGGCATCGGGCAGCCGATCACTACAGTGACCCTGGCCACCACGACGCTAGACAAGGACAGCTGA